TGAGCCGTATTTTTCAACAGGTCATTAATCGTTTCAATGATGTATCTTTTGCGTAGCATCATCTTGTCATAGAACGGCATTAGTTTGTTCTTCATGTTCACTCTCAGTCCTGTTACCAACTGGATGCCTTCCTCAAAAAGCGAATCGAAAAGTTTTTGCGAGATATAGCCTTTATCTGCAAACAGCTTACCATACAGACGTTTAGCCAACACATCGAATACCGCTGGATCTTTGTCGCTAACGTTTGCACCAGTGAGAACAAAAGCAATTATCTCACCTCTATCATTACAAGCCAGATGTAGCTTGAACCCATGACACCATCCCATTGTTCCCTTTCCGTCTGTGGCAATGCCTTTGAACACTTTGTTGGCATAACGCCTGAGATTGTGGCATATTGGTATCATGGTTGAATCAACAAAGGTTATACCTGTACATCTGCCAAAAGCACGGAGATTCAG
This Segatella copri DSM 18205 DNA region includes the following protein-coding sequences:
- a CDS encoding IS982 family transposase — its product is MEITKDKVTELFCIIDEFYKVFDAENAGKLLLSEDGVKRRRRKASLSDSEIMTILLYFHFGSFRNFKHYYLFFIRGTLKSYFPNAVSYNRFVELESRVFFPLMFFLNLRAFGRCTGITFVDSTMIPICHNLRRYANKVFKGIATDGKGTMGWCHGFKLHLACNDRGEIIAFVLTGANVSDKDPAVFDVLAKRLYGKLFADKGYISQKLFDSLFEEGIQLVTGLRVNMKNKLMPFYDKMMLRKRYIIETINDLLKNTAQIVHSRHRSVANFIINIISALGAYCFFDNKPKALTGYVIEDTKQLSLF